One part of the Pseudemcibacter aquimaris genome encodes these proteins:
- a CDS encoding rhodanese-like domain-containing protein encodes MNYKSAHEVKKILSLKSEWAFIDIRETAEYGRGHPFFVSHVPYSILEARIGLYVPRKGTKLILFDGGNGISEKAATHLEAMGYTDVIILKWGITAWRDAGYALYEGISAPSKSFGEVVEHELGTISITAEQLKTRMDAGDDNFIILDGRTPEEFNRMTIPSSTSCPNAELSLRYKAMLKRPDQDIIVNCAGRTRSLIGAETLRQLDIPNKVYALENGTMGWKLAGLELEYGAERTYPNNIDDNIVTETQQKADELINKHDIPVVSLDTLNEWRVDDSKTTFQYDVRTREEYEAGHVNGFRHTPGGQLVQATDQWFATRNGRIVLFDPLKIRAVMTAIWLKGMGHDAYILDPDTVKELEHVDEFDIDVSGLEFIGAAELKNTDAMILDARPSGEYRKGHIEGAIWTSRANLSKMKITGKPIVIGADLFTAQFIVKDLGGNAIISLTEADEWQAADIKLVSTPDIPTDEERIDFMFHTHARHSGNMEHAREYLRWETGLMDQMDDQERGTLKPLKV; translated from the coding sequence ATGAACTATAAATCGGCACATGAGGTAAAAAAGATACTATCGTTGAAAAGCGAATGGGCTTTCATCGATATTCGTGAAACGGCGGAATATGGCCGTGGTCACCCGTTCTTTGTATCGCATGTGCCGTATAGTATCCTTGAAGCGCGTATCGGATTATATGTGCCGCGAAAGGGTACAAAACTGATCCTGTTTGATGGTGGTAACGGCATTTCTGAAAAGGCCGCAACACACCTTGAAGCAATGGGATATACCGATGTCATCATCCTGAAATGGGGCATCACCGCATGGCGGGATGCGGGTTATGCATTATACGAAGGGATCAGCGCACCCAGCAAATCATTCGGCGAGGTCGTCGAACATGAACTTGGCACCATATCCATTACCGCGGAACAGTTAAAAACACGCATGGATGCGGGCGATGATAATTTCATCATCCTTGATGGCCGCACACCAGAAGAATTTAATCGCATGACGATCCCATCCTCCACATCGTGCCCCAATGCCGAATTATCCTTACGCTATAAAGCGATGTTAAAAAGACCGGATCAGGACATTATCGTTAACTGCGCCGGACGTACCCGTAGCTTGATCGGCGCGGAAACATTAAGACAGCTTGATATCCCGAATAAGGTATACGCACTTGAAAATGGCACCATGGGCTGGAAACTGGCGGGGCTTGAACTTGAATATGGCGCAGAACGCACATACCCCAATAATATTGACGATAATATCGTTACGGAAACGCAACAAAAAGCGGATGAATTAATTAATAAACATGACATTCCGGTTGTGTCATTGGACACCTTAAATGAATGGCGCGTTGATGACAGCAAAACCACATTTCAATATGATGTCAGAACCCGCGAAGAATATGAAGCGGGCCATGTAAATGGTTTTCGCCATACACCCGGTGGACAACTCGTGCAGGCAACCGACCAATGGTTCGCCACCAGAAACGGCCGCATCGTTTTATTTGACCCATTAAAAATACGCGCGGTAATGACGGCGATTTGGTTAAAGGGCATGGGGCATGATGCCTATATCCTTGATCCGGATACGGTTAAGGAACTGGAACACGTCGATGAATTTGATATTGACGTATCGGGTCTTGAATTCATCGGTGCAGCGGAACTTAAAAACACTGACGCGATGATTTTGGATGCGCGCCCAAGCGGTGAATACCGTAAAGGTCACATCGAAGGCGCCATCTGGACAAGCCGCGCGAACCTTTCCAAAATGAAAATTACAGGAAAGCCAATTGTGATTGGCGCCGACCTGTTCACTGCCCAATTCATCGTCAAGGACCTCGGCGGCAATGCCATCATTTCCTTAACCGAGGCCGACGAATGGCAAGCCGCTGACATAAAACTGGTCTCAACCCCCGACATCCCAACGGATGAGGAACGCATAGATTTCATGTTCCACACCCACGCCCGCCACAGCGGCAACATGGAACACGCAAGGGAATACTTACGTTGGGAAACGGGTTTGATGGACCAAATGGATGATCAGGAACGGGGCACGCTTAAGCCGTTGAAGGTTTAA
- a CDS encoding SLC13 family permease translates to MSQEQISIIIILAGVFIFFLWGRWRYDVVAFSALMISVLTGVIDAESAFNGFSHPAVITVAAVLVISSGLAVSGVIDRIAHIVVPPLKNLFFQISIMSSFSAILSAMMNNVAALALLMPATIDSAKKVKRSPALLLMPLSFASILGGLITLIGTPPNIVIAHYRESVAGEPFSMFDFSPVGIAVAAVGIFFLGTVGWRFLPKDRQSKSATDDLYDIDDYVAECSAPEGSAAIGKTVKDIDDIADKCDVRIAGLIKNGRRILRLSRTRIIEENDIFILKTGPKELDDFAHKLGLEIKGGEYDSSLFSNDDVALSEAVVSADSRIIGRKIGEIRLKSRSALNLLGVSRQGQNINHQLHQLIFQAGDILLLQGDNDSMTKSMDRLGLLPLAGRGINMGKRKHAGIAVLLLAGAIGAAATGLTSLTISLAIAALGMVLFNIIPLRDLYNTIDWPVIVLVGSMIPIGGALETTGTTDLIASGILSVADGNSAFFVMAILFIVTMTLSDLMNNVATAVMMAPIAVSMAESLNSNPDAFLMAVAVSSSCAFLTPIGHKNNALIMGPGGYKFGDYWRMGLPLEVIITIVALPMIALVWPL, encoded by the coding sequence GTGAGCCAAGAACAGATTAGTATCATTATTATACTGGCGGGTGTTTTCATTTTCTTTTTATGGGGACGTTGGCGTTATGATGTGGTCGCCTTTAGCGCGTTGATGATCAGCGTTTTAACCGGCGTAATTGACGCGGAAAGCGCGTTTAACGGATTTTCCCACCCTGCGGTGATAACCGTCGCCGCCGTTCTGGTGATCAGCAGCGGCCTTGCGGTTTCCGGTGTGATTGACCGCATCGCCCATATTGTTGTGCCCCCGTTAAAAAATCTGTTTTTTCAAATTTCGATCATGTCGAGCTTTTCCGCGATCCTTTCCGCGATGATGAATAATGTGGCGGCGCTCGCATTATTAATGCCCGCAACCATCGATAGCGCGAAAAAGGTGAAACGTTCACCGGCATTATTATTAATGCCGCTGTCATTCGCTTCAATCCTTGGCGGTCTGATCACCCTGATCGGTACGCCGCCCAATATCGTGATTGCCCATTACCGTGAATCTGTTGCCGGTGAGCCATTTTCCATGTTTGATTTTTCCCCTGTCGGCATTGCCGTTGCGGCGGTTGGTATATTCTTTCTTGGCACCGTTGGCTGGCGGTTCCTGCCCAAGGACAGACAATCAAAATCAGCCACCGATGATTTATACGACATTGATGATTATGTCGCCGAATGTAGCGCACCGGAAGGATCCGCGGCCATCGGCAAAACGGTTAAAGATATTGATGACATCGCCGATAAATGCGACGTGCGTATCGCAGGTTTAATCAAAAACGGAAGACGCATTTTACGCCTTAGCCGCACACGCATCATCGAAGAAAATGATATTTTCATTTTAAAAACAGGACCAAAAGAACTGGATGATTTCGCCCATAAATTGGGGCTTGAAATTAAGGGCGGTGAATATGACAGCTCGTTATTTTCCAATGATGACGTCGCCTTATCCGAAGCCGTGGTTTCCGCCGACAGCCGCATCATCGGCCGCAAAATTGGTGAGATCAGATTAAAATCAAGATCAGCACTTAACTTGCTTGGCGTATCCCGCCAAGGACAAAACATCAACCACCAGCTTCATCAATTAATCTTCCAAGCGGGTGATATTTTATTATTACAGGGCGATAATGATAGTATGACCAAATCCATGGATCGCCTCGGGCTATTGCCGCTCGCGGGACGTGGCATTAACATGGGCAAACGCAAACATGCGGGTATCGCAGTGCTACTACTAGCGGGGGCCATTGGTGCGGCAGCAACGGGTCTTACCAGCCTGACCATATCCCTTGCAATCGCGGCCCTTGGTATGGTGCTCTTTAACATTATCCCGCTTAGGGACTTGTATAACACCATCGATTGGCCCGTGATCGTGCTTGTCGGTTCGATGATCCCCATTGGCGGGGCGCTGGAAACCACCGGCACCACGGACTTGATTGCATCGGGCATTCTATCGGTCGCCGATGGCAACAGCGCCTTTTTCGTCATGGCGATCCTGTTCATCGTCACCATGACTTTATCGGACCTGATGAACAACGTCGCCACCGCCGTCATGATGGCCCCCATCGCGGTGAGTATGGCCGAAAGTTTAAATAGCAACCCTGATGCTTTCCTCATGGCCGTGGCGGTATCATCATCCTGCGCCTTCCTAACCCCCATCGGCCACAAAAACAACGCCCTGATCATGGGTCCGGGCGGATATAAATTCGGTGATTACTGGCGCATGGGTCTGCCGTTAGAAGTGATAATTACCATCGTTGCATTGCCGATGATTGCGCTTGTTTGGCCGTTGTAA
- a CDS encoding DUF4170 domain-containing protein → MTDGQLYLVFGGKVSDPRTTDFVDASELDTVGIYPTYEEAKNAWKGASQSKVDDAMTKYVVVCLDKLLYPEDE, encoded by the coding sequence ATGACTGATGGTCAATTATATTTAGTATTTGGTGGTAAAGTATCCGACCCGCGCACAACAGATTTCGTTGATGCGTCCGAACTTGACACAGTAGGCATTTACCCAACCTACGAAGAAGCCAAGAATGCCTGGAAAGGCGCCAGCCAATCAAAGGTTGATGATGCAATGACAAAGTATGTTGTTGTGTGTCTTGATAAGCTTCTTTATCCAGAAGACGAATAG
- a CDS encoding MlaC/ttg2D family ABC transporter substrate-binding protein: protein MNKQVRNKAIAKARVRDTQAEFVKKMIIGLFSTLIIAAIFIFGGNAHADNKDPAEQEKARQFIEAFSERAIGVLNNKELTDAETLAEYRSILNESFALPYIARLSLSRHRKKATEEELAEYNKLFPEFILKVNSTRLKKLDTTKLEIDKVTPHAKADIFIRTKAFNSENKSIDVDWRVRSDKNGNVKIIDVKIEGISLVATQRDDFTSRITSSGISGLNQYMRDIIDGTTFAEETAS from the coding sequence ATGAATAAGCAGGTAAGAAATAAAGCGATCGCGAAAGCCCGAGTTAGGGACACGCAAGCGGAATTTGTTAAAAAAATGATCATTGGTCTTTTTTCGACTTTGATTATTGCTGCAATTTTCATTTTTGGCGGAAACGCCCATGCTGATAATAAAGATCCAGCTGAACAGGAAAAAGCACGTCAATTTATAGAAGCCTTTTCCGAGCGTGCAATCGGTGTTCTAAACAATAAAGAACTAACCGATGCAGAAACACTGGCTGAGTACCGTTCTATTTTGAACGAGTCATTTGCCTTGCCATATATTGCGCGCCTAAGCCTTAGCCGTCACCGTAAAAAAGCAACCGAAGAAGAGCTTGCTGAATATAACAAGCTCTTCCCTGAATTTATTCTTAAAGTCAATTCTACCCGTTTGAAAAAATTGGATACGACCAAGCTTGAAATCGATAAAGTGACACCGCATGCAAAAGCGGATATCTTTATTCGTACCAAAGCCTTTAATTCTGAGAATAAATCAATTGATGTTGACTGGCGTGTCAGAAGCGACAAAAACGGTAATGTTAAAATTATCGATGTAAAAATCGAAGGTATCAGCCTTGTGGCGACACAACGTGATGATTTTACATCACGAATAACAAGCAGTGGCATCAGCGGTCTTAATCAATATATGAGAGATATTATTGATGGAACCACTTTTGCTGAAGAAACAGCGTCCTAA
- a CDS encoding sodium/proline symporter has translation MIEKYSMLFLYLAVLIGLSIIAAKRVNNIRGFITGNKTLGYWVAAFSAQATGESSWLLLGVTGMGAMVGFSAYWIVVGEMIGVFIAWFFMAERYKKFTDHYDSITMTDFLVSRFGAKTNTLRVVASVSLAIFILIYIAAQIDATGSAFERFLEWDYMTGAVVGFIIVVVYSVIGGFVAVAWTDMFQGAVMVISLVALPLVAYMMLGPSDHVYATLENIDPGLVNIWGNGGLTSMNFAIVLGMMLIGLGFLGSPQVFARFLSIRDTEEIKRGRWVALMFTFLVDAAAVSIGVLGRYLFTEVGTDPVETLGNGAQNVLPTLVEYVFPAILVGLYVAAVLSAIMSTVSSLLIVAAGSITHDMYRKVFGVEMDGARSASISRWLTVLFAIIALGIAIAVSIISPTRTIFWFVIFGWSGIAAVFCPMVIMALFWKGFTIRGAIASMIAGFLMTVLAKFVFSEMPGIGPYFVAMETMPPAFLFSFIVGYIVSIIKPDEELQKQYDNDLKAIGEHNDG, from the coding sequence ATGATTGAAAAATATTCAATGTTATTTCTGTATCTCGCGGTGCTTATTGGCTTAAGTATCATTGCCGCGAAACGCGTGAATAACATCCGCGGGTTTATTACCGGAAATAAAACGCTTGGTTACTGGGTTGCGGCCTTTTCGGCGCAGGCAACGGGCGAAAGTTCTTGGCTGCTCTTAGGCGTCACCGGTATGGGTGCCATGGTTGGGTTTAGTGCCTATTGGATTGTTGTTGGGGAAATGATCGGGGTTTTTATCGCCTGGTTCTTCATGGCGGAACGGTATAAAAAATTCACCGATCATTATGACAGCATCACCATGACGGATTTTCTGGTCAGCCGCTTTGGTGCCAAAACCAATACATTACGTGTGGTTGCGTCCGTTTCTTTGGCTATTTTTATTTTGATATATATTGCCGCGCAAATTGATGCGACGGGTTCCGCGTTTGAACGTTTCCTAGAATGGGATTATATGACCGGCGCGGTCGTCGGTTTCATCATTGTGGTGGTTTATAGTGTGATTGGCGGTTTCGTCGCGGTTGCATGGACCGATATGTTCCAAGGGGCGGTGATGGTGATCAGTCTGGTGGCGTTGCCGCTTGTGGCATATATGATGCTTGGCCCGTCTGATCATGTTTATGCGACACTTGAAAATATTGATCCAGGATTGGTGAATATCTGGGGCAATGGCGGGCTTACATCCATGAATTTTGCCATTGTTCTTGGTATGATGTTAATCGGCCTTGGCTTCCTTGGTTCCCCACAAGTGTTCGCACGGTTTCTTTCGATTAGAGACACAGAGGAAATCAAACGTGGCCGCTGGGTGGCGTTGATGTTTACATTCCTTGTGGACGCGGCAGCGGTAAGCATTGGTGTGCTCGGTCGTTATCTGTTTACTGAGGTCGGAACGGACCCTGTTGAAACGCTTGGTAACGGGGCGCAGAATGTCTTGCCGACACTGGTGGAATATGTATTCCCAGCTATCCTTGTTGGCCTTTATGTGGCGGCGGTTCTTTCCGCAATTATGTCGACGGTTTCGTCACTGTTGATTGTGGCGGCGGGGTCAATTACCCATGATATGTACCGCAAGGTTTTCGGCGTTGAAATGGACGGCGCAAGATCAGCATCCATTTCACGGTGGTTAACGGTACTCTTTGCCATAATTGCGCTTGGCATTGCGATTGCAGTATCGATTATTTCGCCGACAAGGACGATTTTCTGGTTCGTGATTTTCGGCTGGTCCGGTATTGCGGCGGTGTTCTGCCCGATGGTGATCATGGCTTTATTCTGGAAAGGGTTTACCATACGCGGGGCAATTGCATCGATGATTGCGGGTTTCTTAATGACGGTTCTTGCGAAATTTGTCTTTTCAGAAATGCCGGGGATCGGGCCATATTTCGTCGCCATGGAAACAATGCCGCCAGCGTTCTTGTTTTCATTTATCGTTGGGTATATCGTAAGCATAATAAAACCTGATGAAGAGCTTCAAAAACAATATGATAACGACTTAAAAGCAATAGGGGAGCATAATGATGGATAG
- a CDS encoding glycerate kinase type-2 family protein produces MTLSPDKYLKELFQFAVRCSHPKTLLKKHLPENTNDPVTIIGAGKAGAAMAQAFESVWKGPISGTVVVPHGQAVECNYIDIIQASHPVPDQNSVIASEIILNKTRGLTDKDTVFALISGGGSSLLCSPTDKISLDEKQLVNKQLLKSGASIDEMNIVRKKLSNIKGGKLLSHIHPAKLRTLAISDVVGDDPTTIASGPTVPDHSTNQDALQIIRKYIIDIPESVKNHLSSDEASPDHSTYNYDYSVIASARIMLKNVQEKIENDGFNCINLGELDGDAKSLGFKHAEMAMALIPEKPTIIISGGETTVKVIGNGKGGRNSEYLLGLFSKLSNSNNIYALSADTDGIDGMMDNAGAYFLPGDIGRDGLAPESYLNNNDSYSFFKKMDRLIITGPTHTNVNDFRAIYIAPK; encoded by the coding sequence ATGACTTTATCACCGGACAAATATTTAAAGGAACTATTCCAGTTTGCCGTTCGGTGTAGCCACCCCAAAACACTTCTAAAAAAACATCTTCCCGAGAATACGAATGATCCCGTAACCATTATCGGTGCCGGCAAAGCAGGTGCAGCAATGGCACAAGCCTTTGAAAGTGTTTGGAAGGGCCCAATTTCAGGGACCGTTGTTGTGCCGCACGGGCAAGCAGTAGAATGTAATTACATTGATATTATTCAGGCATCCCATCCTGTTCCGGATCAAAACTCGGTCATAGCATCCGAAATCATCTTGAATAAAACACGTGGTCTAACGGATAAGGACACGGTATTTGCTTTAATTTCTGGTGGCGGTTCATCATTGTTATGCTCACCCACAGACAAGATATCGTTAGACGAAAAACAGCTGGTCAATAAACAACTATTAAAATCCGGCGCATCCATTGATGAAATGAATATTGTAAGAAAGAAACTATCGAATATTAAAGGTGGGAAATTATTATCTCATATTCATCCGGCGAAGTTACGCACACTTGCTATTTCTGATGTTGTTGGCGATGACCCGACGACAATCGCATCCGGCCCCACGGTTCCGGATCATTCAACCAACCAAGATGCCCTTCAAATTATTCGGAAATATATAATTGATATCCCCGAAAGTGTGAAAAATCACTTATCTAGTGATGAAGCAAGCCCTGATCATTCAACATATAATTATGACTATTCGGTAATTGCTTCGGCGCGAATAATGTTGAAAAATGTGCAGGAAAAAATCGAAAATGATGGATTTAATTGCATTAATCTTGGCGAACTTGATGGTGATGCAAAATCGCTTGGATTTAAACATGCTGAAATGGCAATGGCCTTAATCCCCGAAAAACCAACGATTATAATTTCCGGCGGCGAAACCACGGTTAAAGTCATCGGAAATGGTAAGGGCGGCAGAAATTCTGAATATTTATTAGGGCTATTCTCAAAGCTTTCCAACAGCAATAACATTTATGCCTTATCTGCGGATACAGACGGCATTGACGGCATGATGGATAATGCTGGTGCCTATTTCTTGCCCGGTGATATAGGTCGTGATGGTCTTGCACCAGAAAGCTATCTTAATAACAACGATAGCTATTCATTTTTCAAAAAAATGGACCGGCTGATTATAACCGGCCCAACACATACAAATGTGAATGATTTTAGGGCAATATACATCGCCCCTAAATAA
- a CDS encoding aminotransferase class V-fold PLP-dependent enzyme, with protein sequence MMDRRNFLKTTAALTGASMVAGAVGTNAQAMMDKDSDAYWQTIIDQYKVTDEFINLNAGHWGIMSEPVRKAFAEHTEFINMYSSYYIGHGKSAIPSARNFYQEQNEIIEIAAKKLGVNADELVFTRGATESMQLLISGYNKINPGDTVIYADAAYYSMAAEMRHLKVHRKANVVEVEMPDPVDFQGSIDLFENAIKANPKTKLILLTHMANRTGVIIPIKEISAMARGYGVDVIVDMAHSWGQLDFDFADQGVDFAGFNLHKWIGAPLGVGLMYIKKDRMLDIDTKSSKGKPGNTDINNRVQTGTMNLAAVLSVRDAFKFVDDIGIKHIDKRFRALRHEWVKEFLDDDRVDILTPQDTRMHCGLTSFRINAHTDARALGRTLLQDYQINTAPIPEYNGIRVAPGFYSSKEDMRKLAAAIKDIAGKLG encoded by the coding sequence ATGATGGATAGAAGGAATTTCTTAAAAACGACTGCGGCTTTGACCGGTGCATCAATGGTTGCGGGCGCGGTTGGCACAAATGCGCAAGCCATGATGGATAAAGATAGTGATGCATATTGGCAGACAATTATCGATCAATATAAAGTCACGGATGAATTTATAAATCTTAATGCTGGTCATTGGGGGATTATGTCGGAACCGGTGCGTAAGGCATTTGCAGAACATACTGAATTCATCAATATGTATAGTTCTTATTATATTGGTCATGGAAAATCTGCCATTCCGTCCGCGCGTAATTTTTATCAGGAACAAAATGAAATAATTGAAATCGCGGCGAAGAAACTTGGTGTCAATGCGGATGAGCTTGTCTTTACCCGCGGCGCCACAGAATCTATGCAGCTTTTGATTAGCGGATATAACAAAATTAACCCGGGCGATACGGTGATCTATGCCGATGCGGCATATTACAGTATGGCGGCGGAAATGCGTCATTTGAAAGTGCACCGTAAAGCCAATGTGGTTGAGGTCGAAATGCCGGATCCTGTTGATTTTCAGGGGTCAATTGACCTGTTTGAAAATGCGATTAAAGCAAACCCGAAAACAAAACTGATCTTGTTAACCCATATGGCAAACAGAACCGGTGTGATCATTCCGATTAAGGAAATTTCCGCCATGGCCCGTGGTTATGGTGTGGATGTGATCGTCGATATGGCCCATTCATGGGGACAGCTTGATTTTGATTTTGCGGATCAAGGTGTCGATTTTGCTGGCTTTAATCTGCATAAATGGATTGGTGCACCGCTTGGTGTCGGTCTTATGTATATCAAGAAAGACCGGATGCTTGATATCGATACGAAAAGCAGTAAAGGTAAACCGGGCAATACGGACATCAATAATCGTGTGCAAACGGGTACAATGAACCTTGCGGCGGTATTATCCGTGCGTGATGCATTTAAATTTGTGGATGATATTGGTATCAAACACATTGATAAACGTTTTCGCGCCTTACGTCATGAATGGGTGAAAGAATTTTTGGATGATGACCGTGTGGATATTTTAACGCCACAAGACACGCGTATGCATTGCGGACTAACATCATTTAGAATTAATGCTCATACCGATGCACGTGCACTTGGACGAACATTATTACAGGATTATCAAATCAATACGGCACCAATTCCGGAGTATAATGGAATACGCGTCGCCCCAGGGTTTTATAGTTCCAAAGAAGATATGAGAAAACTAGCTGCTGCGATTAAAGATATCGCAGGTAAATTAGGATAA
- a CDS encoding tetratricopeptide repeat protein, whose translation MNIYKSLLLAGAATVIAACSAEQTMEQSTEQTKAEAPAMDASLFTTDVPEGAQAVSFLGKPLVPAEPRQVLLDKLAEAKANYDADPDDVMNIIWYGRRVAYTGDYRRAIEIYSEGIEKHPTDARLYRHRGHRYISIREIDRAVADYEMAAELIKGTEDAIEPDGVINPQGIFLTSTHSNIYYHLGLAYFLRQEWQKSYDAFKMGQDLGLNDDNIVSTGHWMYMNLRRLGKLEEAQASLDNIKEEMTIVENMSYHNLTLMYKGIIPSEELTDVDPNDPSGAAIAFGVANWFYYNDEKEKAYDLMERFMETSAWSAFGFIAAEKELSLRD comes from the coding sequence ATGAATATTTATAAATCATTATTACTCGCGGGCGCCGCAACGGTTATTGCGGCATGTTCAGCAGAACAAACGATGGAACAATCCACAGAACAGACAAAAGCAGAAGCGCCAGCAATGGACGCATCACTTTTCACAACCGACGTTCCGGAAGGGGCACAGGCCGTTTCTTTCCTGGGTAAGCCGCTGGTGCCGGCCGAGCCACGCCAAGTGCTGCTCGATAAACTTGCGGAAGCAAAGGCAAATTATGACGCGGACCCGGATGATGTGATGAATATCATTTGGTATGGTCGCCGTGTTGCTTATACCGGTGATTATCGCCGCGCCATTGAAATTTATTCAGAGGGCATCGAAAAACACCCAACTGACGCACGTCTTTATCGCCACCGTGGCCACCGTTATATTTCGATCCGTGAAATTGATCGTGCGGTTGCCGATTATGAAATGGCGGCTGAACTGATTAAGGGCACGGAAGACGCGATTGAGCCAGACGGCGTGATTAACCCGCAAGGTATTTTCCTAACCAGCACCCACAGTAATATTTATTACCATCTGGGGCTTGCTTATTTCTTAAGACAGGAATGGCAGAAATCATATGATGCCTTCAAAATGGGGCAGGACCTTGGTCTTAACGATGATAATATCGTTTCAACGGGCCATTGGATGTATATGAACCTTCGTCGCCTTGGTAAGCTTGAAGAGGCACAAGCCTCCCTTGATAACATCAAGGAAGAAATGACCATCGTTGAAAATATGTCCTATCATAATCTGACACTGATGTATAAAGGCATCATCCCATCAGAAGAATTAACAGACGTTGATCCAAATGACCCAAGCGGCGCGGCGATCGCATTCGGTGTGGCCAACTGGTTCTATTATAATGATGAAAAAGAAAAGGCATATGACCTGATGGAACGTTTCATGGAAACAAGCGCGTGGAGCGCCTTTGGTTTCATTGCGGCTGAAAAAGAGCTTAGCCTAAGGGATTAA
- a CDS encoding aminotransferase class V-fold PLP-dependent enzyme, whose protein sequence is MDRRQFLTASAALAGASMAATPMMSLAATHRSPEDEDYWNFIRKQYEVTDKITNMEAGYWGIMSIPVTQAYIRNTHFINSNSTYYVRREYRGDYNKIIARIAKKLGVGEDELVLTRNATEAMSSLINGYNKLNEGDTVIYADQDYGAMQSEMRYLKKYRRVNVVEIAAPEPASKQDMIDAYERALNDHPKCKMILLTHVSNRTGIINPVKEITAMAKGRGVDVLLDAAHSWGQFDFDFQDLGVDFCGFNMHKWIGVPLGVGLLYIRKNRVLDIDPLRGEAGPENDNVRTRIHTGTVNFASVLTIPDALDFREGIGQRNIEGRLRALRNQWVSQVRGNDKVEILTPDDENMYAAITSFRIKGKTSYEDNAELMTMLHEKYGIFTVAIGGLAKGSAIRVSPSLYNSRADCDKLAAAIKDITG, encoded by the coding sequence ATGGATAGAAGACAGTTTCTAACGGCTTCAGCCGCACTCGCGGGTGCATCAATGGCCGCAACACCAATGATGAGCCTTGCGGCCACGCACCGCAGCCCGGAAGACGAGGATTATTGGAATTTCATCAGAAAACAATATGAAGTAACTGATAAAATAACCAATATGGAAGCGGGATATTGGGGGATCATGTCCATACCGGTGACGCAGGCCTATATCCGTAATACGCATTTCATTAATTCCAATAGTACCTATTACGTTAGGCGCGAATATCGTGGTGATTATAATAAAATCATCGCTCGTATTGCTAAAAAACTTGGGGTTGGTGAAGATGAACTTGTATTAACCCGCAACGCGACAGAGGCAATGTCTAGTCTGATTAACGGTTATAACAAACTTAACGAGGGCGATACGGTTATTTATGCGGATCAGGATTATGGCGCAATGCAATCCGAAATGCGTTATTTGAAAAAATATCGCCGCGTAAATGTTGTTGAAATCGCTGCACCTGAACCAGCATCAAAACAAGATATGATTGATGCTTATGAACGGGCATTGAACGATCATCCGAAATGTAAAATGATCTTGCTTACACACGTCAGTAACCGCACGGGTATCATTAACCCGGTCAAGGAAATTACCGCGATGGCAAAGGGGCGTGGCGTGGATGTACTGTTGGATGCGGCCCATTCTTGGGGACAGTTTGATTTTGATTTTCAGGATTTAGGTGTCGATTTCTGCGGCTTTAATATGCACAAATGGATTGGCGTGCCGCTTGGTGTTGGGCTTTTATATATTCGCAAGAACCGCGTGCTTGATATTGATCCATTACGCGGTGAAGCGGGCCCGGAAAATGATAATGTCAGAACAAGAATTCACACAGGTACTGTGAATTTTGCATCGGTGCTAACCATTCCAGATGCGCTTGATTTTCGTGAGGGCATAGGACAGCGCAATATCGAAGGACGTCTTCGTGCCTTAAGGAACCAGTGGGTTAGTCAGGTGAGGGGGAATGACAAAGTAGAAATACTGACGCCGGATGATGAAAATATGTATGCGGCGATCACGTCTTTCAGGATTAAAGGCAAAACATCATACGAAGATAACGCGGAACTTATGACAATGCTTCATGAAAAGTATGGTATCTTTACCGTGGCGATTGGCGGTCTTGCGAAAGGAAGCGCCATTCGTGTTAGCCCGTCGCTTTATAATTCACGCGCGGACTGCGATAAACTTGCTGCGGCGATCAAGGATATAACGGGATAA